The sequence below is a genomic window from Dioscorea cayenensis subsp. rotundata cultivar TDr96_F1 chromosome 6, TDr96_F1_v2_PseudoChromosome.rev07_lg8_w22 25.fasta, whole genome shotgun sequence.
GCCACTATCATTTCATCAAAATGCTCGTTTGTTCATCATTTTCTCCTTGAACACCCAACCCGGTGCACATCATTTTGAGTAACCAATGACAAATTCAATCAAACGGTCAAATTCAAGCTTTGTATTGTTACACAAAATATTGAACTTGATATGTTAACCTGATTAGTGCACCCCGTGACGCGGCAGGTAATAACAATTGAGCCAGGTGTTTATATCCCGTCCTCCTGTGATGTGCCAGAGAGGTTGGTATTTTAGTCGAAGCTACAGCAACTCCGAGTGATGTGCATTTAACATGCCTTGCTTGTAGTTCTTCACACAACTAATGGGTGTTTTGCAGGTATCGAGGAATAGGCATAAGAATCGAGGATGAAGTTCTCATCACTGAAACAGGACATGAGGTTGgtctttgtttcatttttaatatatgtatacgAAGTTTTCTGCTTGTATGctaatataaatttttggtgATGGATTTAATTTGGTGGCGAAGGTGCTTACTGGATCAATGCCGAAAGAGATTGCGGACATTGCAGGTTTACTGAACTTTGATAGAAGCAGAGGGACCGAAGTATCCTGCTCTCCGGCTCAGCAGCAAGTGGAGTTCCATTGAAATGAATTTGCTGTATTCTACAATTTTCAGTACTCAAGGTATCCATTTACTGTAACTGTCACAACCTCACAAGCTTGAGCGTGTTGAGAGCTTTGCTCGAGCCGTCCATCGGCCGGGCTCGAGTTCTTGCTTGGTGTGTTTGGAACTCGGCTCGCTAGAGGGCAGGTTGGTGCATATGGTAGTGTGATTTTCCACAGTACAATGGCCAGGAAAGCTGGGTAAGAGAAATCCCCTACTTAAAAACCAGCTTACTTTTAAATCCTTCTAAAGTGATAAAATATTCATTAGATCCTCTTTAACAGAGATGTTTTGCCTAGTTGAATTTTAAACAAACACTTTTGTTTATCTGAATGTAATTTCCATCTTGTCCTTTTGAGCATAAATTACCTTTTAATCCTTCgtaaaattttggttttcatttatgaaattatatataactcccttataaaatttaaaatcttaaattggagaatttatttatttatttaattttttttttttttgctatagcttttgaaaaatccacaaatctcaaatataaaattaattatgtatgaccttttataaaattttgtttttcatctcaATCCTCAGTTACTTCAATAATTAATTGGATATTTTCTCTTATTgaagcatttaaaaaaacagtAAGCCTCAAATATCAAATTATTCGTAAcctttttggaaaatttttattttcatttcaactTTTGGCTACTCCAATCATAAATTGGATATTGTCCCTTGCTatagttttgaaaaatttttaaatctcaaatatgaaattatatataacttttttataaaattttgatttttataaaacccTCCATTATTCCAATGGTAAAGTGGAGATTTTTCGTTGTTGTAGCCTTCAAAAATTGGAGATCTTCCCTTTACTATTATTAGCTCTTGAAAAAtccataaatatcaaatatcaaattatGTATAACCCCTTtctaaaagttttatttttatttcaacctTTGGttattctaattattaattGGATATTTTCCTATgttgcaatatttgaaaaatcaataaatctcaaatataaaattacatattacCCCTATAAAACTTTGACTCTCATTTCAACCCTCAATTAATAGAATTCTAAATTGTAGATTTCCCATactatagatttttaaaaatccacaaatatGCTCTAATTGTAAATTGGAGATCTTCTCTTCTTATGGCCTTTGAAGAATTCattaatttcaaattgaaaTTGCATATAACcctcataaaattttgattttcattCCAATCATAAATTAGATATATTCCCTTGctatagtttttgaaaaaaaatgcataaatcTGAAATATGCAATCACATATAATCcctcataaaattttgaaaaatccaTAAATCTCAAATATTAAAACACCCTTAAGACCtgtaaaagttttatttttagttcaATCCTTGGATACTACAATCATAAAATTGAGATCTTTCTTTGCTATAGCCTTCAAAAATCCATAAATTTCAAATGCCAGATTACCTGTAAcacccttttaatttttttttttatttcatcccTTGGTTGCTGCAATCATAAATTGGGGATTTTCCATGCTATATCCTTTGAAAATTCCATAAATCTCAAATGTGAAATTGCATATAAACCCcatgaaattttgatttttatttcgtCAATTGGTCACTCTAatcataaataggagatattcgtTGGGTTTAGCCtttgaaaaaaaccaaaaatattaaaacaccTGTAACCCtcttatgaaatttttatttttacgtCTACCATTGACTACTGCAATCATAAATTGGTGATTCTCGCTTGCTATTGCCTTTGATAAAATGCATAAATCTCAAATATGAAATCACATATAAtcccttgtaaaattttgatatttatttcaccTTTTCGTTACTCCAATTGTAAAttggaaatttcccttactataGCCTTTCACAAATCCATAATTctgaaatattaaattatctGCATCGCCatcgtaattttttttttattccaccGCTTCGTTGCTATAATTATAAATTGGAGATTTTCTCTTACTATAGCTTTTGAAAATTtcctaaatttaaaatttgaaattacatACAATCcctcataaaattttgattctcATTCCGatcataaatttgatatttttccttgctatagcctttgaaaaaaatgcacaaatcCCAAATATAAAATCACATATAATCCCTtgtaaagttttgatttttatctcACCCCTTGGTTACTCCAATCATAAATTGGATATTTCCCTTGCTATAGCATTTGAAAAATCCATAAATCTcgaataataaaatacccgtgacctatgtaaattttttacttCTAGTTCAATCCTTGGTTGCTACGATCATAAATTTGAGAATTTCCTTTGCTATGGCCTTCAAAAATCCATAAATCTCAAATGTTAACTTACCTGTAACacccttttaaattttgttcTTAGTTTTTATTTCAACCCTTGATTACTGCAATCATAAATTTGGGATTTTCCTTGCTATAGCCTTTGAAAAATCCAGAAATCTGAAGTATGAAATTCCATATAAACCCcatgaaattttgatttttatttcacCAATTGGTCACTCTAATCATAAATAGGAGATTTTCGTTGGATATAGCCtttgaaaaatccaaaaaactaaaataataaaatgcatGTAACCCCTTGtgaaatttttacttttatgtcAACCCTTGGCTTCTCCAATCATAAATTGGATATTTTTCCTTGCTATAGCCTTTGAAAAATGcataaatctcaaatataaaattacatacTGTAGATATGAGACATGGCGTTTTAAGAACAAATGCCAATTCTGCCTCTCTTTTACGAGAGAGTGCCGAATTTCAAGCTGCAGCAATACACAATGTAATTTGTACCAAATTCTAGCAGAAGAACCAAGAACATTAAAGATGACAGTTCTTGAAAAGATTATATGCAAGTAAAAGAACAGGTCCTGCAAATACTACTATTCACTACATCCTAGTTTAAGAAGCAGACATCAAAAGGAATGCATTCTTGTCTTTCACATAACATATTCATGCTTCCCCTTGCCCACTGGCCAGCGCAAATAAATTCCATCATtcaataattatccaaataaattttgcaaagacacatgaaaaaataaataaagaaagaaaataaagatatatactTAAAAAGGAGACAACCaagaacactaaatacaaaCTTGCAGTTCACAAGAAATTATCAAAAGCAAGGAATTATAAATTGAGAAGCTCAAAGCCTAGAAATTATTTATGCACATCTATTTACAACAATAACTACTaggaaatggaaaaaaaaatgttaatgacCTATTGTGATACACTTCCAATATATATCATTCGAGAAAATCACCTTGATTGCATGGGAAAAGTGTGCTCTGGAAAGCATGTGCCGAGAACCACAATGGATAGGTAGAAGAATCTTGCTCAGCATAGACCTCCCTCCATACCTTATCCTTCCGACCATATGTCAAAACCTTTCTTTGAGCTGCTAAAAAAACCACATCACTAGTCTGGCACATTGGAAACGCATTCGTCGCAAGTCCCCTAATACACCTAAGATGCACTCTGTCCACCAAAATCCACTGCTCCCTCACATGATCCTTCAGAACCCATATATTCATCCAACACCCCGACATTTGAATCACAGACACTTCGCCCTCCAACTCCAACAGATAAACCCTACACACCAATCCACCAGCTACAATTTCTTCTGGCAAAGATATCTTCATCCAGACTTCATCTTTCAAATCAAGCGCAAGAACATGAGAACAACTATACGTCAGCCAGTGCAAGAGACCATTGGCAAATACTGATTGGTTTCGATTCATATGTGTGAACTCATCATATTGACAGGTAACAAACCTTCTCCAAACATTGGTATCAGAATCCAAAACTAGGCAAACCAACTGGTCATGTGGCCGGCGACCAAAAGGACGGTAAAACCCCGCAAGAGCTACTTGATATTTCCAACTCTTTGGATCAAAAGCCAATCCAATGAGGGTGGCTTCGTACTCAGGCTGACATCTAGTGATGGCCCTCCCTCTAGCCCTTGGAAGTAATCTAAATTCTCTAGTCATTGGATTGCAAACATAGTAAACTCCACGATTCCGAGTACTAGCACAGCACAGCAAACCATTGCAAGAAGCTCTGATTTTAACCCTATCATTcaagaaatccaaagacacacccAAACCACCAGAGAACCTATCAACACATATGTAACTGGATCGAGTTCGCAACGTACATATGATTTCTAACAACAAAGTTGGATTCTTGGACGATGTTTGGGAATAGAGATCGATGAAATACTTCTCAGAGGGCAATCTACACCAAAATTTACAGACAAGTTTGCATCTGAAGAGGGTTTTGATCGGCAATTTTGATAAAATCTGGATGATTAGATCGTTGGGAAGGAAACCATTCGAGAAATTCAAAGAACTCATGTTTTCTAGGGCAAAcaagaatcaaaagaaaaatgggTATTTTGGAGATTCAGGGATCAAGAACGAAACGAAAAAAAGGATGCGAGGATCTCACCAGACGCCTCCATGGTTGATAGAGGACGAAGGAATGGGTTTGATGGCGAGGATTCGTTGCGAGCTCTGAAGGAGGTCCGCCATGAATGGCGCTGGAGATCAGCACGcgaaacaaacaaaacaagaggGCTCTCTCGATATAGGAATGCGCTCTGCCGCAGCGATCTCGAAGTCGGTTGTTCAATCCGGGCCGTTCATACGAATCACAATCGTACGGCTCAtcaaattttaactatttatttatttattttatgattttgaaagTTGCCCCTTGGCTCCGGGTGAAATTGGTGGTCTCCACagcttttcatttatatttataaattatataaaaatattaaatgaccaaaatgaacaaatttattaaaataataacataaaacgcatctattaatttttaaaaccaaaaaatatttaaatttcatatatatatataagcaattgAATATTGTTAATGAACAACTTTcatcttgattttattttaaaagttaaaaactctttttttattcaagaaaaatatgttATTCTAAGTTTCACCCATTCACTTACAATtacatatttacaaattttatatcTTAAGGGTGTTCAACTATTAATAGAGTGGGATATAAGTCCCACTgataatataaatcaaattctatatttatataaaactttCCTTTAAAACAACTTCAAACTTAAAAAAGTTATTTACCCAGAGTGCTATTCTCCAACCAAAACACACTAGCAACATACTTACTAATAGgtacatattttcttatttacatTTCACAAACCTCTTAAGTATGGCTTTGGTTTGGTGTGTGTAGGTGTGTAGGCTAAAGGGTAAGAGGTTGAAGAACAGtaacatcttcatcttcaatttgATGGGGCTTGTTACCCTTACTCTTCTTGAAAGACAAGGGAGATGTGATTGCTCTTGCAAGGCAACTTAAGGGGTCCTGTAAACCTTCCATCTCATAATGCCCAAACCTCCAATCTCTCTGGACATAAGGTCTCTGAATTGGAACATCTAAACCACCTGtgaaacaagtacaatttctcTTCATTAGAACAAGTTGAATATTCGGCTTTTTTAGTCAAATTTGAAAAGAACAAGCTCTATTTGTGAGAGACTATGTATGCATTTACCTGCATACATGAGTCCATGTCTGTCAACCGCTCGGCAGAATGGccgtgttttcttctctttaatAGCAATTTGGAGTTCTCTCCAAGCACGCAACCTATCTTGTTTTTCGATTTTGCCTGTTTTCGCTACCTGAAAATTTTAGATGTTGCCGATCAATcatacaaagaaaaactaaagctGCTGCTgttaaaatgttattttcatTTAGTATCAGACAGCCGACATTCTTGAACAAGATCATGATACCAAAACATAGTCAATAAGAGCAACGTGATGCATGCAGCTCAACAACAGAAAGTATGATGGTCAAGGATTCAGAGGAATAATGAAATTGCTTCTCAATCATTATATACCTAAGAGGTAAAACGGGTATCTTATGCAATTACATGTTACCGCTTCCTTAGATTTTACCTTAGAGAACAAGGAGTATGAAGGACGAGGAATCCGTGCTAGATTATTAGCACGATCAACAGCAACAAGTCCGAACTTCGGGCCATACCCATCAGCCCATTCCCAATTATCTGATGTTGTCCAGAACAAATAACCAAGCACAGGAATGCCCTACAAAATGAGATAACCAAAATATGTTGGCAGTGTTAAGAGGGAATACCCTAAAGTTGAAAGCAAAGGATCAAGTCAAGAGTATAAAAGCAAAAACCATTAACATTGCTGCATACACAGCTAACAGATGCTCCAACATATATGGGCGTCGGATCAAGTCAGTCTCATCAGAAACTCCATTTTCAGTTATAATGAAAGGCAAATTCAAATGCTTGTATCTTCCATGGAACTGAAGTAGCATCCGAAACAAACCATCAGGATAAACCCCACGTCCTGATTCACTATACTCATCCGTATCCACAAGTTTCAAGCCAATTCCAGATATCACTTCCTAGAAAGGGCGACCATGATAGTTCACAATCATATAATGAGGATGTTGATTAGCTTTGGCAAGTAATTCTGGAAATGAATGATCCACGAAACTACCTGTCCATAATAGTTTATGCCGATGAAGTCTAGCTTATCACAAATGCTATCCACAAAAGGATAAAGCGTCAGTGAATTAGCCAGTGTAACAGCAGCAACATCAAACAAACCATACGGCCGTGTGAAAGAGACATTATGCGCAACTCCAACTATTGTTTTCCCAATGTTTTTGCTGCGGGTTAAAAAAGGAAACTCTATAAGCACCAAAAGGAAaggacattaaaaaaatgtcaCAATGTAATTCATGCAATAGTGAGTTAGATTAATCACTTCCAAGCTAAAAATCCTACAACGTCACACAAGTTATAAAAACTGAAACCATTTTTGCTGGACGTTTAGCAACCTTTCTTTGTGGATGTAGTCATAGGCTTTTGAATGAGCAACAGCCATCCAGTGCAAAGCTTGCATATAAACACCAGTTGGTAAGGCAGATGTTGCAGCCTCAATCATATCAGGATTTCCACCTGGCCACGCACCCGCACAATAGGTTAGCAAGCAAAATACATGAGGCTCATTAAATGGCACCCAGTAGTCGATCAAATCTGATACACGGTCAACTATAAGCCTGCATACAAGAATCCAAAA
It includes:
- the LOC120262829 gene encoding F-box protein At5g49610, which produces MEASENMSSLNFSNGFLPNDLIIQILSKLPIKTLFRCKLVCKFWCRLPSEKYFIDLYSQTSSKNPTLLLEIICTLRTRSSYICVDRFSGGLGVSLDFLNDRVKIRASCNGLLCCASTRNRGVYYVCNPMTREFRLLPRARGRAITRCQPEYEATLIGLAFDPKSWKYQVALAGFYRPFGRRPHDQLVCLVLDSDTNVWRRFVTCQYDEFTHMNRNQSVFANGLLHWLTYSCSHVLALDLKDEVWMKISLPEEIVAGGLVCRVYLLELEGEVSVIQMSGCWMNIWVLKDHVREQWILVDRVHLRCIRGLATNAFPMCQTSDVVFLAAQRKVLTYGRKDKVWREVYAEQDSSTYPLWFSAHAFQSTLFPCNQGDFLE
- the LOC120263769 gene encoding beta-glucosidase-like SFR2, chloroplastic; the encoded protein is MAAAALWLFASAVKLAGAIVAVAVAANAFSYSRFRRANLRQFKSPIDESSEVLADFQSLPADQKGEERFFFGLATAPAHVEDKLNDAWLQFAEEQPCGDSEHAQSQQPVDDGSFQQSALGQDEHKKDNVEQTRKPIKIAMEAMIRGFEKYLDEEEHPKSKECRHTVAAWHNVPHPDERLRFWSDPDVELKLARDTGITVFRMGIDWTRIMPKEPINGLQDTVNFAALERYRWIIEKVRSYGMKVMLTLFHHSLPPWAGEYGGWKMEKTVDYFMDFTRLIVDRVSDLIDYWVPFNEPHVFCLLTYCAGAWPGGNPDMIEAATSALPTGVYMQALHWMAVAHSKAYDYIHKESKNIGKTIVGVAHNVSFTRPYGLFDVAAVTLANSLTLYPFVDSICDKLDFIGINYYGQEVISGIGLKLVDTDEYSESGRGVYPDGLFRMLLQFHGRYKHLNLPFIITENGVSDETDLIRRPYMLEHLLAVYAAMLMGIPVLGYLFWTTSDNWEWADGYGPKFGLVAVDRANNLARIPRPSYSLFSKVAKTGKIEKQDRLRAWRELQIAIKEKKTRPFCRAVDRHGLMYAGGLDVPIQRPYVQRDWRFGHYEMEGLQDPLSCLARAITSPLSFKKSKGNKPHQIEDEDVTVLQPLTL